From the genome of Hippocampus zosterae strain Florida chromosome 8, ASM2543408v3, whole genome shotgun sequence:
atgaatgttctacactgcaaacaacaaaatcaacataACGACAATAACTTATTACTTATACTTATAACCGTGATCTATAATGCAGTTGCTCGACGTTCATGGtagaaaatgaaataataaaggTCCAAATCAGCCATGATTATTATATCTTACCCAACTATACTACTCTTTCTCTCATGCGTTCTGATACAGTGATATGTGGAAATCAAATGCCGTACCCATGTGTCGCCCCTCTTGTTGCCTCGGCCTGTCTGAAGTCTTTCTTTAATCAGAGCCCTGCCGAGTGATCCACCTCCTCCAGCCTTCTTCTTACCCATAACACCTTTTACAGAATCACTTCACCCCACGGCAATGTACTTATCGGGCTATAAAATCACGGAAAGTCACCGACGGAGGTACATGTGCACTGGGTTGTTGTTGGAATAACCGGAAAAGGAATATACCAATTCGGTAAGGTTTGACAATGACAGCTTCGATTTTGTACCACCCCGTATTCCAAGCAATAATGTATTCGTGTACAATAAAGCCACTAATATTGTAAATAAAGTTTAATATGTTTAATTAATGTTGTAGCCGACCTGAGTTACATAGTTATTTTGGAACGTTCGAAATGTGTCCAACTTTCAAAAATGTCCTGAGAGAAAGCGCGACCATGGCAGTTTTTGTTCCCCGTGACTGTTTCTTGTcttcgacattaaaaaaaagcaacgtgatttttttcaatgagtaCATTTAAGAAAAATATTGCAGACAGAAACTAGTCTATCTATGATGCTGTGTTACGCAGTAACCGAACGTCTCAAATATGTCAAATTGAAAGTAAAACATTGAGAATAATATGTACatcgttttttttcaatactaaAATGAGAACTAAtatgcatttgtatttttttaatttatgagaAAATTCGTCTtacttatttacttatttaagtATTTCATAAATGAATGATGCATGCCATGTGAGATGCAGCTATCGCAGAAACCGCAGGGTGGCGTCATAGATACTCTTATAATCTGTTGTTGCGTTTCAGGGTACACATTCTCAGTTGGTTCGGTCCCCCCTACAATACCAAAATGGTTTGTGCCAGTATATAGTCATCAGCGCCTCGATCGCCCCTCTTCACTCGTCAACTTGACACACAGCATCCTGGAATGGATAACTTTAGAGGATGGACACATAAAGTACGGTGTCTCGTAGAATAGTATCTCGTGACTTCACTAGGATTAGAAAGCACTGTAAACATTTACTAGACTTTATAAGTGCTTTTAAAAAGTTCACTTTTCCTTCTCTCTCAGTCGAGGTGCTCGCTGCGAACGGCTCTAAAATGCTCCCTTGGAAGAAGAATAAGTTCGACCTGATCGAGGAAGACAAACAGTCCAAGCAGAAGGGCTATGCGGTGAGTCTCACCTACTCGGCTCTCACCTCCTTCGCCAAGTCGTGCCCCGAGAGCGCGCTCAACCGCGTGGGTAACATGTTCAAGTCCAAGCGGAAAAAGGTCAGGATCACCAGCGACGACCCCACGTACACGGTGTTTTACCTGGGCAACGCCACCACCATCCAGTCCAAGGGGGACGGGTGCACGGACGTGGCAGTGAGCAAGATCTGGGCCAAGAGTGACATGGGCAAGAACGGCACCAAGATGCGGCTCACCATTAGCTCGCAGGGCATCCGCATGGTGCACGTGGACGACAAGGCGAAGAGACCGGGACACTTGTACCTGCTGCACCGGATAACCTACTGTGTAGCGGACCCCAGGCTGCCCAAGGTGTTCGTGTGGATTTACCGGCATGAGATGAAGCATAAGGCAGTGATGCTGCGTTGCCACGCCGTGCTCGTGTCCAAGCCGGAGAAGGCGAAAGCTATGGCTTTGCTGCTCTACCAGACCTCGGTCACGGCTCTGGCGGAGTTCAAGCGCCTCAAGCGGAGGGACGACACCcggcatcagcagcagcagcttatCGGGGAGCAAACAATCCCCCTGGCGCCCCTCAGGAAACTGCTGAACGGCCAATGCTGCTACAAGCCGCCGGTGGAGCGCAGCCGGAGCGCACCTAAGTTGGGTTCCATCACGGAGGACTTGctgggggaggaagaggaggagagggcCATGCACTTTGAATGCGAGGACATTCTGGACACGGAGGAATGTGTGGCTAATGGGAAGCACGAGCTCACTCAGATTATTAACGATTTGGGCGAGATGAGCATAGGCAACGACGTGCAGACGCTGAAAGCTGACCTCAAAGTCACCAGACTACTATCGGGAGAGAGCACGGGGAGTGAATCATCCATAGACAGCAGCCATGAGCTCCAGGCACTCTCCAACGGCTTCGAGCAGATAAAAGTACAGTGAATAATATTGACAATAAGCCGTGGTTGTGTGTTGACTCCTCTCCTCCTTGACACAAACACCTGTTGACAGCATGCAGACTTTCTTAAATTTGTGCCTCTACAACAACGTAAGGAGGGGTTACACAAATATTCACGTGATTTGGGAGATATGTTGATATTGAGGAAtttgtttggggggtggggtggggggtctatTTGGGGAATGTGCCAAAAAGTAGCACGCGCAGGACTAATTCCCATCTTTTATTTAAGAGGATTTTCCTCAAGACTTGTTTACCCAAGTTTTCCCTTTTGGTGAAAAATAACATCATTTGTTGAAAACGTGCCGACTAGCATCTAGAAATATTCAgtttagtcatttttttccttttattaaTTGGTGTGGAACCTGATATGGCATGCCAAGTGCATTTCCTCCAGCCTGCCATTGCAACATTTAACCCACACATACTCATAATATATGATAATAGGTGGTTGTATTTTTGTCAGGTTCCCCACCCCTGCCTTAGGTGGTTGTATTTTTGTCAGGTTCCCCACCCCTGCCTTAGTGGATCCagaccttttttcttttgtctttttagatGACAACCCCTTCTGTTCTTTAATTTTGCACTGTTGTCAACTTTACTCAAGTGTCACATTGaccacaatttacatattgtcTGTTTTTGTTATGTTGTCTAAAACATAAATGTCATATCTTTGCTgtgcaaaagaaaatacaacttTTATACAAGATGTTTGGTCAgatgttttaaaatataaatatgtatttttttctgaaataatacaaaatgtggtttgctctgtgaacctcattaataaaaaaaaaagacgtgatcAAATGTGTCAATTCATTTGTGTGGGAACGTACGCTCTTTTGTCATGTTTGCATCCAAAGAAAAGCACGTTTCTCCACTTTGGGGGAGTTTTTGTTTGGCATCCAAAaccaattttaaaaagattttattGGAAAGATACACTTTTCATTGTGCAGCAACTATACACTGAAAATGATTGAAGGCCATATTTGTATGGAATCAATATGGGTTGTAGAATAGACAGTCTGTTAATAGATATTCAATTATATTTACCTTCAATAGATTTTAGGGTGTTTTCCCCAATGGGAGCAGGCTGTTGAGAAGTTATTTTGCCAGGCCACTGAGGTCTCATTCATTGTCATCAGCCTCAGGGCATGGACAGAACACGTCACAGGCAGTTTGAACATTACGTGGCTCTGAATGACAGGCAACAGAAGCACTGGGATTAATAGAATGcttaatgatttttaaaaaattattattattgtgttatgTGCACAAAGTAATGTGCCACTTGATCATCATCGTCTGCTTTGGACAAAACAAGCAATTCCTCTCTTGAGTGGAACTTGTCCACAACTCAGAAAtgaccctcccaaaaaaaaggacaaagtggTTTGTGAccacactgtaaaaaaacacaacatgtaTTGTTTGGGTTAAAACAATAATtaaggttggaaaaaaaattgggatatAAATGACTCAAATTTTTGGCAACATTGTTAGGTAGCACAACACAAAAAGCAAGTTGTTCTTacttatatactgtatctacTGATATATATCTTTAAGTTGGGGTTCCATAAAAGGGTAACCGTTCTGAAAGCTTATTTCTTTATTGTGAAATTCAGAAAAGTCAATTTTGACAAGAGCAAAACTTAAAACATTCAGTCAAATTGCCCAATGTAAAATCTAATCAGAGTATGTTGCCTTGACATTTGTAGTTTAGCcaaacctttattttattttcatttttttttacagtgcaccATTGcgtacaaaaaatgtaaatatcctGTTCACTCACAATTGGCGAGCAACACAAATGTCAACGTCCACTTTGCCCCTCATTAGGCTCAGTGATATAACAACTGGACCAAAGCACACCCTATTGATATATTGATACATGTGGCACGACTTGCAGTACAGAGATGAAGCAGTGCACAGACACAGCAGAAAAAGCTGGCACGAGGGAAGCAATAAAGCCAAAAGAAGGAAAATATGCAAGATGGCCTTATCTTGGAAGGACAGCTGATAGAATCCCACTGGCCACGCTAagtccaacactgaaaacaatatTCTCCCTCTCTATGAATTTAAGTAGagattcaaagacaaaaaaaggaattttgtATTTCAGCCACTGGCTTCATATACAAACAAACCCAGGGGTTGAAACTCTGCTGCCTGGCAGGACCTCAAAGTGAGTCATTGTTTGCTTGCATTGTGTTTTTCCTTTGCCTTTGTTGATCACCGACTTTGACATGATTGTCAATGCAATGTCTTTCCAGTGCAATGTGATTGTGGTTGAAGGCAAACTGCACATGTATCTGCGTCGACGAGGCGACATTGTCATGTGTCCCGCCAAATGTGATCTGTGGCCATGGCCCCGCGCACGCAAACAAAACACTTGTCGCCTGCTCTTGCCGTTAACAGCAGCTCAATACAATTCGAGTTGAAAGAATTTTTCCCGGACCTACATTTTCACAGCAACATCTGTTACACCTCAACAAAAATCAGCGTGTTTTCACACAGGCTTTGCTCAACTAAGGCCATATACAGACAGTGTAGCTATTAAAAATATGATGTGTTTGCGAGGACGAGTGCTTTTCAAACATCCAAAGGTGCCAATGTCTGTCCGACCTTACAGATAAAGAGAGTCCATCGATGTATAGTTGTTAAACAAACACCTAGATGTTTGCTCAACTCACTATTTGGCTTGGAAGCATGAAAGAGGCTTCCCATCTACAAGACAGTAGAAATCAAATATAAATCACTGGCTACATCAACTTGTGTTGCCATGTTCAATGTTATCGCTCTCAGTCGAGTCTTCAAAAAAGCACTCACGTGACAAAACTGGccctcaagttaaaaaatacaaGTTTGGAGCACTGGCATGTGTTTAGTCTTGTGTACAAAACATGGAAATAATACATGGCATATTTTAGAAGGATTTGTTCCCAAGAACAAACCCATCCATCCGTCTGTCAtacaaaccgcttatcctcaccagggtcacgGGTGAAAAACTATTATTCACAAATTTAAATGTGAGTTGAATAATTAAAGGAACTATGAATTGTGATTTGTCCTtgtttgcatccatccattctttttcTGTAGCGCATATCCTCATAAGGGTAACTAGTgcactgaagcctatcccagaacTTTGGGTCAGAGGCGGTGTATACCCTAGACTGGTCCTTcaccaattgcaaggcacatgTAGTTTAGACAGTTTAGAACAGTCGTTCTTAACCtgactttctcacacacacacacacacacacacacacacacacacacacacacacacacacacacacacacacacacacacgcacacgcacgcggacgcacacacacacacacacaaaccccaaATGAAAGAAGTGAAAATTTACTGCAACTTAATGTGACTTTTTCTGTTGCATTTCACCTTGGCAAATGGCACTCTGATATAATTTATGCAGCATACTCTACCCACTAACAGGACAAgccgaaagggaaaaaaagagcacttTTCTTGTTTGCTATGTTGTTCACTAGGACACATCCAGTGCAAATTGCCCACATTTGAATTCACTCTGCCAGCCCATCTCTTATTGCATGTGCTGTTTGCTGTCACAGCGAAACCGCTCCATAGTTGAACATTTTTCAACTCGAGGCGTGGTGCTTTGGCGTCAAGTGCCGTCCTTGAGCACAGCGACGCGTCATCGTGCCCTCGCAGCACATACACAATGAAGGGATTTGTCAACAGCACATTGAGCCCTGCTGTGTGCAGTGTGAAAAAGCACTTCTAGACAGAAGGATGGCTGCATGCACGTGCACTCATAAGTGAGTCAagacatacatgcatacatatatatacaggcaaaacatgcatgttttgggaatttggaAAATGCAACTTGAGCACAGGGAACACATGCAAATCCCAAACAGAAAGGTAGCAACCCAGATTCAAAACTCCAActtcagaacttttttttgtactataaatgcatacattttcacaaattttCTGATCTTGTCCCAGTATTCTCCACAATGTGggaaaaacattattattacaatCGCTGAGCTTTGCATACATTTTCATGGTCTTtcttttcagttaaaaaaaaaaaaaagaagcatatttttaattaaaacatttttatatttctATAAAATATTCATGAATTTCATGTTAGGATCTGATGAAGCAGATGTCACAGAGGCCTGAGTCAGAGCTGTCAAGCAAATGTACGGGAACATTTTCACAGATTGCTCATCGCAAGTTCATCCACACCCAGTGAACATAATTAGATGTTTCGTAGTGGCTGTTATGAAGAATTCCTGGCAGGTGCTGAGCTTGACGCTGTCATTTGTGACGACGGAGAGTgtaattaaaacacacacacattcattaaaGGCACCCTTTGCTGGAGGTGATTTCAATGAGTCACAAAGGAGAATGATGAGAGGAATTACTGCATGTAGAGTGCTGATGGCAGCCACCTAGAAACAATGAAATCTAAAAGAGGCAACAACTCTTCTCCTTAATTTACACTTCTCTGTGAGACATCCTCAAGGacctcactgtgtgtgtgtgtgtgtgtgtgtgcgtgtgcgtgtcattCAAATTTTAATTGAATATTTAGTGGTGTGCCTCAGTGAATTCCTGAGAAGTACCACCCACAGGGAATAATGGTCCGTCGATACTCCTTAAAAAATGTGCATTGCCTATGAAGTCATTATACTGTGCCTTAGCAATGAgtgtgggaggggcgggggtggggggtgatttGTCCGAGATCTGCTTGGGAAAACATTACAGCTTCACTATATGAACAAAAGTATTTGGCCGCCTCACCATTCGTCATAATGGGCATTGCCAATGGTTGAAATCTGTGCTTTACGTAAACCTAAAAGTATTTGTTAGCGTTGAGGTCTGGCTTTTTGACGCACTAAACTCATTTACACTCACCTTTATGGACTGCTTTGTGGACTGGGGTATCGACATGTTGGAACAAGAAAAGGGTCTTTCCAGAAAGAGTTTCCACTCGGTTTGAAGtatgtatttttgtgcttttttaaaatgtcgtcaatCTCTGACGCAGGGTAGGAAATGTGTGCAGGTGCAAAGCGGCTTCTACTTCCTTTCCCAGTCAAGCATGCACTTCCCAATACAGTGCACACAGTGTTCTTTTACTCCCCGCACTGTATGAGTGGTTGACATCTGAGAGGCTCTGACTATCATGATTT
Proteins encoded in this window:
- the fam43a gene encoding protein FAM43A, with protein sequence MLPWKKNKFDLIEEDKQSKQKGYAVSLTYSALTSFAKSCPESALNRVGNMFKSKRKKVRITSDDPTYTVFYLGNATTIQSKGDGCTDVAVSKIWAKSDMGKNGTKMRLTISSQGIRMVHVDDKAKRPGHLYLLHRITYCVADPRLPKVFVWIYRHEMKHKAVMLRCHAVLVSKPEKAKAMALLLYQTSVTALAEFKRLKRRDDTRHQQQQLIGEQTIPLAPLRKLLNGQCCYKPPVERSRSAPKLGSITEDLLGEEEEERAMHFECEDILDTEECVANGKHELTQIINDLGEMSIGNDVQTLKADLKVTRLLSGESTGSESSIDSSHELQALSNGFEQIKVQ